In Solanum pennellii chromosome 7, SPENNV200, the following are encoded in one genomic region:
- the LOC107024397 gene encoding uncharacterized protein LOC107024397, producing MSVLQYPEGINPADVQIWNNAAFDNGDSADFSSLKRSWLTDSFESDVSSKENQTPSFENSSSVNLSVSMPFKPLNPNGAMEHSRLKLNKSISKQSVDEMSMTSRKSGKDGDFRDEKRIDEEIEEIEKEISRLNSKLEALRIEKAEKSFKIVEKRGRVVPAKFMEPKLSVKNVEEKKKIDESSSMSAKTKVQTRRGLSLGPSEIFAGTRSRGLSMGPSEIFAGTKAGTSGKQGMITPIQQIQNRRKSCFWKLQEIEEERGKSSSLSPKSRKAAARTMASRQAVTTIASKKNLKKDDAFLSSVQPKKLFKDGEKSVPASKKPQRPGRVVASRYNQSTNQSSIVRKRSLPENDKDETKRNEKKRSLSVGKTRVSQTENKNLGTESRVKKRWEIPSEIVVHASTESEKSPLSITVKPDLLPKIRIARCTVSETPRDSGPAKRVIELIGKKSFFSSDEDKEPSVCQVLSFGDEDAEEE from the coding sequence atgagtGTTTTACAATACCCAGAAGGGATTAATCCAGCAGATGTTCAGATATGGAACAATGCTGCTTTTGATAATGGCGATTCTGCAGATTTTTCTTCACTGAAACGTTCTTGGTTAACGGATTCCTTTGAATCTGATGTATCAAGCAAGGAGAATCAAACTCCTTCGTTTGAGAATTCTTCATCTGTTAATCTGTCAGTTTCGATGCCCTTCAAGCCGCTAAACCCAAATGGGGCTATGGAGCATTCAAGACTCAAACTAAACAAGTCCATTTCTAAACAGAGTGTTGATGAGATGAGCATGACAAGTAGAAAGAGTGGAAAGGATGGAGATTTCCGTGATGAAAAGAGGATTGATGAGGAAATTGAAGAAATTGAAAAGGAGATTAGTAGATTGAATTCGAAATTGGAGGCATTGAGAATTGAGAAGGCCGAAAAAAGTTTCAAGAttgttgaaaagagagggaggGTTGTGCCAGCAAAGTTTATGGAGCCAAAACTGAGTGTTAAGAATGTggaggagaagaaaaagattgatgagagttcatcaatgAGTGCAAAAACAAAGGTACAGACAAGAAGGGGTCTTAGTTTAGGACCATCTGAGATTTTCGCTGGAACGCGTAGTCGAGGGTTGAGTATGGGGCCATCAGAGATTTTTGCAGGGACAAAGGCAGGGACATCGGGCAAGCAGGGGATGATTACCCCAATTCAGCAAATACAAAACAGGCGAAAGTCTTGTTTTTGGAAGCTTCAagagattgaagaagaaaggggGAAAAGTTCAAGCCTTAGTCCCAAATCAAGAAAAGCGGCAGCAAGAACTATGGCTTCAAGGCAGGCAGTTACTACAATTGCATCAAAGAAGAATCTGAAGAAGGATGATGCATTTCTGAGTTCAGTTCAGCCAAAGAAGTTATTCAAAGACGGCGAAAAGTCTGTTCCTGCTAGCAAGAAGCCTCAGAGGCCAGGGAGGGTTGTGGCTAGTAGGTACAATCAGAGCACAAATCAGTCATCAATAGTGAGAAAGAGGTCTTTACCTGAGAATGATAAGGATGAGACTAAGAGAAACGAAAAGAAACGATCTTTATCTGTAGGGAAAACGCGCGTATCACAAACAGAAAACaagaatttgggtactgaaagcAGGGTAAAAAAGAGATGGGAAATTCCTAGTGAGATAGTAGTTCATGCTAGCACAGAAAGTGAAAAATCTCCACTGAGCATTACTGTGAAACCTGATTTGCTTCCTAAAATTAGAATTGCTCGGTGCACCGTCAGTGAGACTCCTAGGGATTCTGGACCTGCCAAAAGAGTGATAGAGTTGATAGGCAAGAAATCCTTTTTCAGCAGTGATGAAGATAAGGAGCCGTCAGTCTGTCAAGTTCTCAGTTTTGGTGACGAAGATGCTGAAGAGGAATAA